The genomic stretch AACATTGACCAAGATCACCGGATAAGCGATTGTTCGAAACATCGAGCACGGCTAACTTGTTAGTATAATTACCATTCATCCTCTCACAGAAGAAAGGAGAAATTGGTCCTGAGATTGAGTTGTTGGCAATATTCAGCACTTCAACATTTGCAGACACACTTGGCAATAGACCCTTGAATAGATTAGAACTCAAATTTATAATGCCGGAATTTAAGAAGACATTAGATAGATCTCCACTTATCTCATTGTTAGAGAGATCCAGGAATTCGAGCTGCAAAGTCCAATTCCAAAACCAAATTGGAGCCTTGTCTGAGATACCTGATTTGGACATTGTCAAGACCCTGAGAGAACTTTGCCTCTTAAGCCATGTTGGAAACTTAGGACCTACTCCACAGGAACTCATCAAAGCATATTCAAGTTGAAAAGGGGTCACCCAACTAGAATTGACACTGAAAAATAGTTCTGTTGATGACATTCGAAGTTCCTTTAATTTGGAAAGTTTTAGAAAATTCAATTCATTCATTGGTCCTTCCAACAAATTTGATGAAAGGTCTAATGTCACCAAATTTGAGAGAATTCCTAGACTTTCAGGCATACCACCTGTCAAAGAATTTGAAGCAAGATTTAATACCTGAAGGTTTTTCAAGTATCCAAAACTCTTTGGAATTGTCCCATTGAGTTGGTTGTGACCGAGATTTAACGTCCTCAAGGATGATAAATTTGCCAATGATGATGGAATAGGACCTGTGATGGTGTTGTTACTGAGATCCAAGACTTCAAGATGCTCAAGCTTGCCTAATGAATCTGGAAGTTCCCCACTGAGTTGGTTTCCTTGTAAGACAAGACTCTGCAAGTTCTGAATTCTTGATAGCATCTCAGGGACTTCACCCTGAAGAAAGTTACTTCGCAAATCGAGCTGCACAAGAGTTCTACTGAGATTAGAAATCCATGAAAGTATCCCTTGATTGAGATTGTTGTTTGAAAGATCAAGCACTTGGAGATTTGTGAAGTTGGCTTTCCCTTTTGATGGTGATAAGTTATCAATTTGACAATTCTCCAAGTGCAATTCTGAAAGGGAAGGAAGTGCACCAAAAACTTGAATCCAATCAAGTTCTTTATGTAGGTCTGTACTACTCAAATCAAGGTATTGTaatgaagaaagggttgaaatCCAATTAAGGTTACCAACTTGAAGAGCATAGTTGTATCCAAGATTAAGATGCTGCAAGTTTGAAAGATTTCCTAGCTGATAAGGGATTAGTCCCATGAATCCACTTAAGCTAAGGTCCAAGTATCTTAGTCCCTTCATTGAGCCAAAGAAGCTTGGTATTTGAGTATGAACAAAATAGTTCAAACTCAAGTccaggctaatcaaagattctaGTTCAAGCAAGGAAGGACTAATCTCACCACTCAACTCCATGTAAGGTGAGTTGAGCGGGGTGCTGAGATTGAGTCCCACGACTCGGCCGGTGATGTTGTCGCAGCGAACTCCTAGCCATCTGCAGCAGTCCTTTTCATTAGACCATGATGAGAGCCTGTTGGAAGGGTCTGAGAGTCCATGCTTGAAGCTGAGGAGTGCATTCCTTTCTTTCTCATTGCATGTCATGTTTAGCCTTTTCACCATGCATAAACTGAAGTGAAGGAAGGTTGTTAGAATGATGAACAGAATCAAGAGAAGAGATTGAGTTGCATATGGGGATGCCATGATCAATTGCTAAACCAGAAGGAATATTATTGTGTATACTATATAGTAATAGTGGCTGCTTAACACATAAGTGTAGTGCAGTTTATATGTGAAATTATTAGTCTATAACATATCTATCACATATATGACTTTGAAATGCTTCTGAATATGTCAATGTGAATAATATGTGTATAGTACAAgtatttatcttttatcttttacttttattaaGGAGTTGGAGCAAAAAATCTGCTATGCTGTCACACTTTATTTTGCAAATATTACTCTTATACAAACTTTTAACCAACTCCAATCTTTATCCACCTGGtatttcttttctaaaaatgaaaaataatattttctttttctttgtataAACAGCAAATTGCACGCTAGTGCTTGTTAATTGTTGGTGAGATTTCACATGCTGTTGTTGCCTTCTTGTGAAATCTATAGTCGAGAATCATTAGatgataatttagtcaaatatgTTAAATCATTTAATAGtgttctcaactatcaactttatacGAAGATAATTAAATTGTACGTGAGTTTCTACCttaattttacatatatttgTACACATAGCTCAACATTTTTTTTGTGATCCTCATATCTGAATTATGAAGTGGTTCATCACTTTTCCAGTCAACGGTGGAAT from Arachis stenosperma cultivar V10309 chromosome 9, arast.V10309.gnm1.PFL2, whole genome shotgun sequence encodes the following:
- the LOC130947456 gene encoding receptor-like protein EIX2, with the protein product MASPYATQSLLLILFIILTTFLHFSLCMVKRLNMTCNEKERNALLSFKHGLSDPSNRLSSWSNEKDCCRWLGVRCDNITGRVVGLNLSTPLNSPYMELSGEISPSLLELESLISLDLSLNYFVHTQIPSFFGSMKGLRYLDLSLSGFMGLIPYQLGNLSNLQHLNLGYNYALQVGNLNWISTLSSLQYLDLSSTDLHKELDWIQVFGALPSLSELHLENCQIDNLSPSKGKANFTNLQVLDLSNNNLNQGILSWISNLSRTLVQLDLRSNFLQGEVPEMLSRIQNLQSLVLQGNQLSGELPDSLGKLEHLEVLDLSNNTITGPIPSSLANLSSLRTLNLGHNQLNGTIPKSFGYLKNLQVLNLASNSLTGGMPESLGILSNLVTLDLSSNLLEGPMNELNFLKLSKLKELRMSSTELFFSVNSSWVTPFQLEYALMSSCGVGPKFPTWLKRQSSLRVLTMSKSGISDKAPIWFWNWTLQLEFLDLSNNEISGDLSNVFLNSGIINLSSNLFKGLLPSVSANVEVLNIANNSISGPISPFFCERMNGNYTNKLAVLDVSNNRLSGDLGQCWMNWQALMHLNLGTNKLSGEIPNSIGYLSGLESLLLDDNAFSGSVPWTMQNCSMLKFIDMGDNQLSDTLPAWIWEMQSLMVLRLRSNKFKGSINQNMCQLSSLIVLDLANNSLSGTIPSCLDSLKAMAGEDDFYANPLKYYYGFDFNYDNYKESLVLVPKGDELEYRDNLILVRMIDLSSNKLSGAIPTELSKLSALRFLNLSRNYLSGEIPNDMGKMKLLESLDLSLNQIMGEIPQSLSDLSFLSFLNLSYNNLSGMIPTSTQLQSFEALSYTGNPELCGPPLTSNCSSGQELLGAGSVEHADGIFFDTSDFYKAMGVGFAVLFSLTELSGMLIFVFLITWMILFMFP